In a genomic window of Streptomyces sp. NBC_01231:
- a CDS encoding helix-turn-helix domain-containing protein: protein MDEDTRYEAVRSRDGRFDGEFFFAVVTTGIYCRPSCPAVTPKRHNVRFFTTAAAAQGSGFRACRRCRPDAVPGSADWNVRADVVGRAMRLIGDGVVDREGVAGLAARLGYSARQVQRQLTTEVGAGPVALARAQRAHTARVLVQTTDLPITQIAFASGFASVRQFNDTMREVYATTPSELRTTAPRAGRTVRRTATPTAGIPLRLAHRGPYQAGAVFDLLEAEAVAGVEDVSGTRGRRTYRRTLRLPHGTGIVAVDERTGAARSASGAHPGGWLDARLHLTDHRDLTTAVQRLRRLFDLDADPYAVDERLGADERLAPLVAARPGLRSPGVADPEEFAVRAVVGRADAAELVRRYGKALDAPCGSLTHVFPEPAVLAEAEPTGPSGALATALADGVVRLDPGVDRDDAQAALLALPGLDACAVAAIRTRALGDPDVAPPGPDVPDSWRPWRSYALQHLRAAGELEYR from the coding sequence ATGGACGAAGACACCAGGTACGAAGCGGTGCGCAGCAGGGACGGGCGGTTCGACGGGGAGTTCTTCTTCGCCGTCGTGACGACCGGGATCTACTGCCGGCCCAGCTGTCCGGCGGTGACGCCGAAGCGGCACAACGTCCGGTTCTTCACTACGGCCGCCGCCGCCCAGGGCTCGGGCTTCCGGGCCTGCCGGCGGTGCCGGCCGGACGCGGTCCCCGGCTCCGCCGACTGGAACGTGCGGGCGGACGTGGTCGGCCGGGCCATGCGGCTGATCGGCGACGGCGTCGTCGACCGGGAGGGCGTGGCCGGACTCGCCGCGCGGCTGGGCTACAGCGCGCGGCAGGTACAACGACAGCTCACCACCGAGGTCGGCGCCGGACCGGTCGCCCTCGCCCGCGCCCAGCGGGCGCACACCGCCCGCGTGCTGGTGCAGACCACCGACCTGCCGATCACCCAGATCGCCTTCGCGTCCGGGTTCGCCAGTGTGCGGCAGTTCAACGACACCATGCGGGAGGTGTACGCCACCACCCCCAGCGAGCTGCGGACCACCGCGCCCCGAGCGGGCCGGACGGTCCGGCGCACGGCCACGCCGACCGCCGGAATACCCCTGCGGCTCGCCCACCGGGGCCCGTACCAGGCCGGGGCCGTGTTCGACTTGCTGGAGGCCGAGGCCGTGGCAGGTGTCGAGGACGTGAGCGGGACGCGCGGGCGGCGGACGTACCGGCGTACCCTGCGGCTCCCGCACGGCACCGGCATCGTCGCCGTCGACGAGCGGACGGGCGCGGCGCGATCCGCTTCCGGCGCGCACCCGGGCGGCTGGCTGGACGCCCGCCTCCATCTCACCGACCACCGTGATCTGACGACCGCCGTCCAGCGGCTGCGACGACTGTTCGACCTCGACGCCGATCCGTACGCCGTGGACGAGCGGCTCGGTGCCGACGAACGGCTCGCCCCGCTGGTCGCCGCCCGGCCGGGACTGCGTTCGCCGGGAGTCGCCGATCCGGAGGAGTTCGCGGTGCGGGCGGTGGTGGGGCGGGCCGACGCCGCGGAGCTGGTCCGCCGGTACGGGAAGGCGCTCGACGCTCCCTGCGGCTCGCTCACCCATGTGTTTCCCGAACCGGCCGTCCTCGCCGAGGCCGAGCCGACCGGACCGTCGGGCGCGCTGGCCACGGCCCTCGCGGACGGAGTCGTACGACTGGACCCGGGCGTCGACCGGGACGACGCACAGGCCGCACTGCTCGCCCTGCCCGGTCTGGACGCCTGTGCCGTCGCCGCGATCCGCACCCGTGCCCTCGGCGATCCCGACGTCGCGCCGCCAGGGCCCGACGTCCCCGACAGCTGGCGCCCCTGGCGCTCATACGCCCTGCAACACCTGCGCGCAGCAGGGGAGTTGGAGTACCGATGA
- a CDS encoding methylated-DNA--[protein]-cysteine S-methyltransferase, giving the protein MTIETRYTTLDSPVGTLLLTADPTGALSSLSVPGQKNGRTVQDGWRHDPGHFRAAEEQLAAYFAGELKEFDLEVSSPGSEFRERVWAAVDTVPYGATTTYGEIAARIGAPRAAVRAVGGAIGANPLLILRPCHRVIGAGGSLTGYAGGLERKTSLLTLEGVL; this is encoded by the coding sequence ATGACCATCGAGACGCGCTACACCACCCTGGACAGCCCGGTCGGGACGCTCCTTCTGACCGCAGATCCGACCGGAGCGCTGTCCTCGCTGTCCGTGCCCGGACAGAAGAACGGCCGTACCGTGCAGGACGGTTGGCGGCACGACCCCGGCCACTTCCGGGCCGCCGAGGAACAGCTCGCCGCCTACTTCGCCGGGGAGCTCAAGGAGTTCGACCTGGAGGTGAGTTCGCCGGGCAGCGAGTTCCGGGAGCGGGTCTGGGCCGCCGTCGACACCGTGCCGTACGGGGCCACCACCACGTACGGCGAGATCGCGGCGCGGATCGGTGCGCCCCGGGCCGCCGTACGGGCCGTCGGCGGCGCGATCGGCGCCAACCCGCTGCTGATCCTGCGGCCCTGCCATCGGGTGATCGGGGCCGGCGGTTCCCTCACGGGGTACGCGGGCGGGCTGGAGCGCAAGACGAGCCTGCTCACCCTCGAGGGTGTCCTCTGA
- a CDS encoding radical SAM protein, producing the protein MDSRTALVEDLMERFPHVPREAVFKEDLLRGGVAFDPSALSDNEDGEVKPKSYFIFSFDHGTLPELGEAALRRPPEEIILTGGPYDLRRTVVSVRVNPASPYRVAADEDGVLGLYLDGKRISDVGVPPMPEYYRHTLANGKSVMEVAPTIQWGYLIYLTAFRVCQYFGAKEECQYCDINHNWRQHKAAGRPYTGVKDVDEVLEALEIIDKYDTAKVSTAYTLTGGAITSKVQGLDEADFYGRYAKAIEEHFPGRWIGKVVAQALPKDDVQRFKDYGVQIYHPNYEVWDEYLFKMYCPGKERYVGRDEWHKRILDSADIFGARNVIPNFVAGVEMAEPFGFTTVDEAIASTTEGLRFFMSHGITPRFTTWCPEPTTPLGKANPQGAPLEYHIRLLEAYRATMDDFGLASPPGYGPPGPGRAVFSVSSFMDSLSADAPVEV; encoded by the coding sequence ATGGACAGCCGTACCGCGCTGGTCGAGGATCTGATGGAGAGGTTCCCGCACGTGCCACGGGAAGCCGTCTTCAAGGAGGATCTGCTCCGGGGCGGGGTGGCCTTCGATCCCTCGGCGCTCAGCGACAACGAGGACGGCGAGGTCAAGCCGAAGTCGTACTTCATCTTCTCCTTCGACCACGGCACCCTGCCCGAACTCGGCGAGGCCGCGCTGCGGCGCCCGCCGGAGGAGATCATCCTGACCGGCGGGCCGTACGACCTGCGGCGGACCGTCGTCTCCGTGCGCGTGAACCCGGCATCGCCCTACCGGGTCGCGGCCGACGAGGACGGCGTGCTCGGGCTCTACCTCGACGGGAAGCGCATCTCCGACGTCGGGGTGCCGCCGATGCCGGAGTACTACCGGCACACCCTCGCCAACGGGAAGTCGGTCATGGAGGTGGCCCCCACCATTCAGTGGGGCTACCTGATCTACCTGACCGCGTTCCGCGTCTGCCAGTACTTCGGTGCCAAGGAGGAGTGCCAGTACTGCGACATCAACCACAATTGGCGCCAGCACAAGGCGGCGGGTCGCCCGTACACGGGCGTGAAGGACGTCGACGAAGTTCTCGAGGCCCTCGAGATCATCGACAAGTACGACACCGCGAAGGTGTCCACCGCGTACACGCTCACCGGTGGCGCGATCACGTCGAAGGTCCAGGGTCTGGACGAGGCGGACTTCTACGGGCGGTACGCCAAGGCCATCGAGGAGCACTTCCCGGGCCGCTGGATCGGCAAGGTCGTCGCGCAGGCGCTGCCGAAGGACGACGTGCAGCGGTTCAAGGACTACGGCGTGCAGATCTACCACCCCAACTACGAGGTGTGGGACGAGTACCTCTTCAAGATGTACTGCCCGGGCAAGGAGCGCTACGTCGGCCGCGACGAGTGGCACAAGCGCATCCTCGACTCCGCCGACATCTTCGGCGCCCGCAACGTGATCCCCAACTTCGTGGCCGGCGTGGAGATGGCCGAGCCCTTCGGCTTCACCACCGTCGACGAGGCCATCGCGTCCACCACCGAGGGCCTGCGCTTCTTCATGTCGCACGGCATCACACCCCGCTTCACCACCTGGTGCCCCGAGCCGACCACACCGCTCGGCAAGGCCAACCCGCAGGGCGCGCCGCTGGAGTACCACATCCGGCTGCTGGAGGCCTACCGCGCCACCATGGACGACTTCGGCCTGGCCTCGCCCCCCGGTTACGGCCCGCCCGGTCCCGGCCGTGCGGTCTTCTCCGTCAGCTCCTTCATGGACAGCCTCTCGGCGGACGCGCCGGTCGAGGTCTGA
- a CDS encoding cellulose-binding domain-containing protein, translating into MSDLPTPQDAAEAALFSECWDAVLSYADLCTSGSTAATQLATEAFSLGMREAREAQSAPARSAGRRPARLPRIPLLLTAVRNTAAAWEIQGQGHMLDPELRLWLNSDKAARYTGPPLSRPLALRGVRDLQESDAALLWLAEVEALPLPVVARRLGLDPAVVDEELAQVRGLFRDRCHRAHLDTPMDAQCRSYARLLDAVTRSPAADTPKDLSRHLARCVECAEAAACLRLHGGGLPGALAGGVIGWGGLAYLERRRRAAEVRLGAGRPGPADSDAAPPNPGAHKARVVRNGLLVAAVLVSLLALAVSMMPGGTDNGAAPSDDADRQPVADPGPSVPSTDARSTSSPKPSAPATTPTPTPKKSSEEKNPGATAQGTASSAAPGSDPTPSEAVTCDVTYDLVNQWPDGFQVTVTVTSEKALDSWQVGWSFRDGQKVGQMWDASFTQNDSRVTATAADYNKSIPANGSLSFGFLASWQGKNSPAYDFALNGRSCTKK; encoded by the coding sequence ATGTCCGACCTGCCGACTCCCCAGGACGCCGCCGAGGCCGCGCTGTTCTCAGAGTGCTGGGATGCCGTGCTCTCCTACGCCGACCTGTGCACGTCCGGCTCCACCGCGGCCACCCAACTGGCCACAGAGGCTTTCTCCCTCGGCATGCGCGAAGCCCGCGAGGCGCAGTCCGCTCCCGCCCGCAGCGCCGGCCGCCGCCCGGCCCGCCTGCCCAGGATCCCGCTGCTGCTGACCGCCGTACGCAACACGGCGGCCGCCTGGGAGATCCAGGGGCAGGGCCACATGCTGGACCCCGAACTGCGGCTGTGGCTCAACTCCGACAAGGCCGCCCGCTACACCGGCCCCCCGCTGAGCCGCCCGCTCGCCCTGCGAGGCGTGCGCGACCTTCAGGAATCGGATGCGGCCCTGTTGTGGCTGGCCGAGGTGGAGGCGTTGCCGCTGCCCGTCGTGGCCCGTCGGCTCGGCCTGGACCCGGCTGTCGTCGACGAGGAACTCGCCCAGGTACGAGGCCTGTTCCGGGACCGCTGCCACCGCGCCCACCTCGACACCCCGATGGACGCGCAGTGCCGCAGCTACGCCCGGCTGCTCGACGCGGTGACCCGGTCGCCCGCCGCCGACACCCCGAAGGACCTCTCCCGGCACCTCGCCCGGTGCGTGGAGTGCGCGGAGGCCGCCGCCTGTCTGCGGCTGCACGGCGGCGGACTGCCCGGAGCGCTGGCCGGCGGAGTGATCGGCTGGGGCGGCCTCGCCTATCTCGAGCGTCGCCGACGGGCCGCCGAGGTGCGCCTCGGCGCCGGTCGCCCGGGCCCGGCCGACAGCGACGCCGCGCCCCCGAACCCCGGCGCCCACAAGGCCCGTGTCGTGCGCAACGGCCTTCTCGTCGCGGCCGTCCTGGTGTCCCTGCTGGCGCTCGCCGTGTCGATGATGCCGGGCGGCACCGACAACGGCGCCGCACCGTCCGACGACGCCGACCGTCAGCCGGTGGCCGACCCCGGCCCGTCCGTTCCGTCCACCGACGCGCGCTCCACCAGCTCCCCGAAACCGTCGGCCCCCGCCACGACGCCCACGCCCACGCCCAAGAAGTCCTCCGAGGAGAAGAACCCCGGCGCCACGGCCCAGGGCACGGCCTCGTCCGCCGCCCCAGGGAGCGACCCCACCCCGAGCGAAGCCGTGACCTGTGACGTCACGTACGACCTGGTCAACCAGTGGCCCGACGGCTTCCAGGTGACCGTCACCGTCACCTCCGAGAAGGCCCTCGACTCCTGGCAGGTCGGCTGGTCCTTCCGCGACGGCCAGAAGGTCGGCCAGATGTGGGACGCGAGCTTCACCCAGAACGACTCCCGCGTCACCGCCACCGCCGCCGACTACAACAAGTCGATCCCCGCGAACGGCTCCCTCTCCTTCGGCTTCCTCGCGTCCTGGCAGGGCAAGAACTCACCGGCGTACGACTTCGCCCTGAACGGGCGCAGCTGCACGAAGAAGTAG
- the rsgA gene encoding ribosome small subunit-dependent GTPase A: MSSTSVFSAFSALAPYGWDEAWADAFAPHEPEGLLPGRVVRVDRGQCDVITADGIVRADTAFVTPHDPLRVVCTGDWVAVEPGGNPRYVRTYLPRRTAFVRSTSSKRSEGQILAANVDHAIVAVSLAVEVDLGRIERFLALAWESGAQPVVVLTKADLVPDAATLGHLVEDVETAAPGVPVLAVSAMGGDGLDVLVAVVGGGTSVLLGQSGAGKSTLANALLGEDVMDVRATRDADGKGRHTTTTRNLLALPTGGVLIDTPGLRGVGLWDAETGVGQVFSEIEELATRCRFHDCAHEGEPGCAVLAAIASGELGERRLDSYRKLIRENQRIVAKTDARLRSEIRKEWKRKGAQGKAAMEAKRGRWM; encoded by the coding sequence TTGTCTTCCACTTCAGTTTTCTCCGCTTTCTCCGCGCTCGCTCCCTACGGCTGGGACGAGGCATGGGCGGACGCGTTCGCCCCCCACGAGCCCGAAGGGCTGCTGCCCGGCCGGGTGGTCCGCGTCGACCGCGGGCAGTGCGACGTGATCACCGCCGACGGGATCGTCCGGGCGGACACCGCGTTCGTCACCCCGCACGACCCCCTGCGGGTCGTGTGCACCGGCGACTGGGTCGCCGTCGAGCCCGGAGGCAACCCGCGCTACGTGCGGACGTATCTGCCGCGCCGTACCGCCTTCGTGCGCTCCACCTCCTCCAAGCGGTCCGAGGGGCAGATCCTCGCGGCCAACGTCGACCATGCGATCGTCGCCGTGTCGCTGGCCGTCGAGGTCGACCTCGGCCGTATCGAGCGATTCCTCGCGCTGGCCTGGGAGTCCGGGGCGCAGCCGGTGGTCGTGCTGACCAAGGCCGACCTCGTACCGGACGCGGCGACCCTCGGGCACCTCGTCGAGGACGTGGAGACGGCCGCGCCCGGTGTGCCCGTGCTGGCGGTCAGCGCCATGGGCGGGGACGGACTCGACGTCCTTGTCGCCGTCGTCGGCGGCGGTACGTCCGTGCTGCTCGGGCAGTCCGGCGCGGGCAAGTCGACGCTCGCGAACGCGTTGCTCGGCGAGGACGTGATGGACGTCCGAGCGACCCGGGACGCGGACGGCAAGGGCCGTCACACGACGACCACCCGCAACCTGCTCGCCCTGCCCACCGGAGGTGTCCTGATCGACACGCCGGGGCTGAGGGGTGTCGGGCTGTGGGACGCCGAGACCGGCGTCGGACAGGTGTTCTCCGAGATCGAGGAGCTGGCCACGCGGTGCCGGTTCCATGACTGCGCGCACGAGGGCGAGCCGGGGTGCGCCGTACTGGCCGCGATCGCCTCCGGCGAGCTGGGCGAGCGGCGACTGGACAGCTACCGGAAGCTCATCCGGGAGAACCAGCGGATCGTGGCCAAGACCGATGCGAGGCTCCGGTCCGAGATCAGGAAGGAGTGGAAGCGGAAGGGGGCCCAGGGGAAGGCGGCGATGGAGGCGAAGAGGGGGCGCTGGATGTAG
- a CDS encoding helix-turn-helix domain-containing protein, which yields MSGEDDVAEFAALLRELKDRTDRSYGSLARRLNMNTSTLHRYCSGDAVPLDFAPVERFAAFCAATPEERLELHRRWLLAVAARQRPRTADGAPDGTVDGATDPARHEGTPQTEELTQVSRSGISGPGDVMPDPGDDTPGSGDDTPGSGAYTPGSGDDMPELVEVAGGSVAAPGAGSGVIVPGAGSRPGAATQGPSARRPWYRRRQALLGAAVATVLLATLGSLAALSTDHPPADTVGTAPDRAPTTDTDKSHRPAHPTRRPSPSASPSGSSTSSPSGSPSAEARASTAPGKKDGPSAAAQGDAPASAVQPPAWTADSQVWNLGCGHDYVIDKTPQQVPPPPVQQDAGTWAATQDAVHGHETIVRISVQGRSSTAVVLDALRVRVVGRAAPASGNAFAMDQGCGGELTPRTFAVNLDADRPVVRSLPGADSEHTIPAVQFPYRVSAEDPEVLLVSAQTDTCDCQWYLELDWSSQGRSGTIRIDDHGRPFRTSGIKGLSRYMYDTSGRRWTPYA from the coding sequence GTGTCTGGCGAGGACGACGTAGCGGAGTTCGCGGCATTACTGAGAGAACTGAAGGACCGCACGGACCGCAGTTACGGCTCGCTGGCGCGGCGCCTGAACATGAACACCTCTACGCTGCACCGCTACTGCTCGGGTGACGCGGTACCCCTGGACTTCGCTCCCGTGGAACGGTTCGCGGCGTTCTGCGCGGCGACACCCGAGGAACGGCTCGAACTGCACCGCCGGTGGCTCCTCGCCGTGGCGGCCCGGCAGCGCCCACGAACCGCCGACGGTGCCCCGGACGGCACGGTGGACGGCGCCACTGATCCGGCGCGGCACGAGGGGACGCCGCAGACGGAGGAGCTGACGCAGGTTTCCAGGTCGGGCATCTCGGGCCCGGGTGACGTCATGCCAGATCCGGGGGACGACACGCCTGGCTCGGGTGACGACACGCCTGGCTCGGGCGCATACACGCCGGGCTCGGGCGACGACATGCCGGAACTGGTCGAGGTCGCCGGGGGTTCCGTGGCCGCGCCCGGTGCGGGATCCGGCGTCATCGTTCCGGGCGCGGGCTCCCGGCCTGGTGCGGCCACGCAAGGACCGTCGGCCCGTCGTCCCTGGTACCGCCGTCGGCAGGCCCTGCTCGGTGCGGCCGTGGCGACCGTGCTCCTGGCGACGCTCGGCAGCCTGGCGGCCCTGTCGACGGACCACCCTCCGGCCGACACCGTCGGCACCGCCCCCGACCGGGCCCCTACGACGGACACGGACAAGTCCCACCGCCCCGCGCACCCCACCCGCCGGCCCTCCCCCAGCGCCTCGCCGAGCGGCTCCTCGACGTCGTCGCCCTCTGGCTCGCCCTCAGCCGAGGCGCGGGCTTCCACGGCCCCCGGGAAGAAGGACGGCCCGTCGGCGGCCGCACAGGGCGACGCCCCCGCGTCCGCCGTCCAGCCTCCCGCCTGGACGGCCGACTCCCAGGTCTGGAACCTGGGCTGCGGCCACGACTACGTGATCGACAAGACGCCCCAGCAGGTCCCGCCGCCCCCGGTCCAGCAGGACGCGGGCACCTGGGCGGCGACCCAGGACGCGGTGCACGGCCACGAGACGATCGTGCGGATCTCGGTGCAGGGCCGGTCGTCCACGGCCGTGGTCCTGGACGCGCTGCGGGTCCGCGTCGTCGGCCGTGCCGCGCCCGCCTCCGGCAACGCCTTCGCCATGGACCAGGGCTGCGGCGGCGAGCTCACGCCCAGGACCTTCGCGGTGAACCTGGACGCCGACCGGCCCGTCGTCCGCTCGCTCCCCGGCGCCGACAGCGAACACACCATCCCCGCGGTGCAGTTCCCCTACCGGGTCTCCGCCGAGGACCCGGAGGTGCTGCTGGTCAGCGCGCAGACGGATACCTGCGACTGCCAGTGGTATCTGGAGCTCGACTGGTCCTCCCAGGGCCGCTCCGGCACGATCCGCATCGACGACCACGGCCGCCCGTTCCGCACCAGCGGCATCAAGGGCCTGTCGCGGTACATGTACGACACCTCCGGACGTCGTTGGACGCCCTATGCCTGA
- a CDS encoding DUF456 domain-containing protein — MGVVDLLLVGLVILLGVGGVLVPGVPGSWLVWAAIMWWALKDPQPLAWAVLVGATVALFLSQVVRWSLPPRQLRASGATPRMAVYAGIGAFVGFFLVPVLGAIPGFMGGIYLSERLRLGRRREARAALRTAMRSGGSSVLAELFTCLLIMGAWLGAVFWG, encoded by the coding sequence ATGGGAGTGGTGGACCTCCTGCTGGTCGGTCTGGTCATCCTCCTCGGCGTGGGCGGCGTGCTGGTGCCCGGGGTGCCGGGGTCGTGGCTGGTGTGGGCCGCGATCATGTGGTGGGCCCTGAAGGATCCGCAGCCGCTCGCCTGGGCTGTCCTCGTGGGTGCCACGGTCGCCCTGTTCCTGTCCCAGGTGGTGCGCTGGTCACTGCCGCCACGACAGCTGCGCGCGAGCGGCGCCACCCCGCGCATGGCCGTGTACGCCGGCATCGGGGCGTTCGTCGGCTTCTTCCTGGTCCCCGTGCTCGGTGCGATCCCGGGGTTCATGGGCGGCATCTACCTCAGTGAACGGCTCCGGCTCGGCCGGCGCCGCGAGGCGAGGGCCGCCCTGCGCACGGCGATGCGCTCGGGCGGCTCCAGCGTCCTCGCGGAGCTGTTCACCTGCCTGTTGATCATGGGAGCGTGGCTGGGAGCGGTGTTCTGGGGCTGA
- a CDS encoding protein phosphatase 2C domain-containing protein, with translation MSQQGGQPTGHEDDWWGQLYDDSTDDTGPAPTPDSLDERFASAADAVEGRSGARAETEGVIPAPRSSAGGSPEGGGPGAAPDVVDTVPAAHAGQDPRSTPFASQRAPWEPPPDRPRGPATFPPGPKPPGFTEREPGATRDPATGPRTSPEPPTTTAPPSRVPVDAALGTRIPPDGDPISRSPGSTPPGSQSPDVAPPPSWIPPDSPPLPTGPPPPPPPFAPPLPTAPPTGGATGPAPAEATDTDRGTGPDTGPDTGPDQDLPATDLPKAPPPAGPAPQPRPWESPGVAARAGEAPVGATPPPADAPSRGLPWGPPGAPAAADARSAAPGPGDARSAAPAGPERGAAEVSSAVDAPSHGLPWGPPGAPAAADARSVTPAGPEPDAADVTLAADAPPFAASGTPAAATNTGVGSLWDDMRAPGRGEPGQAPGPDAASAPQGSRLDVPLVPPEPVGHVGSGPPTYEAEPTALPPADPDDLDDLVADTVLDGARYGACTLRAASVRGDSARFRGEPRRDSLLTARFGTGDHALVLVAMATGARATPGAHRAAAEACHWIGRAVGRSHARLAEDIRAGRRGDLKSGLHRLTDRSLGKLRAGAAEQGIDPEEYAATLRCLLLPADPDCRTRVFFGVGDGGLFRLRDGDWQDIEPRVLDVTGEPVVGFGSLPAETPEGDRLTMDLGIPTPPSPYEPALEPPREPFRFRASIARPGDTLLMCTGGLAEPLRGEPELGRYLTGRWSDPTPPGLAAFLADAQVRVKGYADDRTAAAVWEA, from the coding sequence ATGAGCCAGCAGGGGGGACAGCCCACCGGTCACGAGGACGACTGGTGGGGTCAGCTGTACGACGACTCCACCGACGACACGGGCCCCGCGCCCACACCGGACTCCCTCGACGAACGCTTCGCCTCGGCGGCGGACGCGGTGGAAGGACGGTCCGGAGCCCGCGCGGAGACGGAAGGCGTGATCCCGGCGCCGCGGTCCAGTGCGGGAGGGTCCCCGGAAGGCGGAGGGCCGGGGGCTGCGCCGGATGTCGTGGACACCGTGCCCGCCGCGCATGCGGGGCAGGACCCGCGTTCCACGCCGTTCGCGTCGCAGCGTGCCCCCTGGGAGCCGCCGCCCGACCGGCCCCGGGGACCTGCGACCTTCCCGCCCGGCCCCAAGCCACCGGGCTTCACGGAACGGGAACCCGGGGCGACGAGGGACCCGGCGACGGGCCCACGAACCTCCCCGGAGCCCCCGACCACGACCGCCCCACCCTCGCGAGTCCCCGTGGACGCGGCCCTGGGCACACGGATTCCTCCGGACGGAGACCCGATCTCGCGGAGCCCCGGGAGCACACCGCCGGGCTCGCAGAGCCCTGATGTCGCGCCTCCGCCCTCGTGGATCCCTCCGGACTCACCCCCGCTTCCCACGGGGCCCCCTCCGCCCCCACCTCCCTTCGCACCCCCGCTCCCGACGGCCCCGCCCACCGGGGGAGCCACCGGCCCCGCTCCGGCCGAAGCGACCGACACCGACAGGGGCACCGGCCCCGACACCGGCCCCGACACCGGCCCCGACCAGGACCTTCCCGCGACCGACCTCCCGAAGGCTCCACCCCCCGCCGGCCCTGCGCCGCAGCCTCGGCCCTGGGAGTCACCGGGCGTCGCCGCCCGCGCCGGTGAGGCCCCCGTCGGTGCCACCCCTCCTCCCGCCGACGCTCCGTCCCGTGGCCTTCCCTGGGGACCGCCGGGCGCCCCGGCCGCCGCGGATGCCCGGTCCGCCGCACCAGGCCCCGGGGATGCCCGGTCCGCTGCTCCGGCGGGTCCGGAGCGAGGTGCCGCGGAGGTCTCATCCGCCGTCGACGCTCCGTCCCATGGTCTTCCCTGGGGGCCGCCGGGCGCCCCGGCCGCCGCGGATGCCCGGTCCGTCACTCCGGCCGGCCCGGAGCCAGATGCCGCGGACGTGACTCTCGCCGCCGACGCCCCGCCCTTCGCCGCCAGTGGCACTCCGGCCGCCGCGACGAACACCGGAGTCGGTTCGCTGTGGGACGACATGCGAGCGCCCGGCCGGGGGGAGCCCGGTCAGGCACCGGGCCCGGACGCTGCTTCCGCCCCGCAGGGAAGCCGCCTCGACGTCCCCCTCGTCCCGCCCGAGCCCGTCGGGCACGTCGGCTCCGGGCCGCCCACCTACGAGGCCGAGCCCACCGCGCTGCCCCCGGCCGACCCGGACGATCTCGACGACCTCGTGGCGGACACCGTGCTGGACGGAGCCCGGTACGGGGCCTGCACACTGCGTGCTGCCTCGGTGCGCGGCGACTCCGCACGGTTCCGCGGCGAGCCGCGACGCGACTCCCTCCTCACCGCCCGTTTCGGTACGGGCGACCACGCACTGGTCCTCGTCGCGATGGCGACCGGCGCCCGCGCCACCCCCGGTGCCCACCGCGCGGCCGCCGAGGCCTGCCACTGGATCGGCCGGGCCGTGGGCCGCAGTCACGCCCGGCTCGCCGAGGACATCAGGGCGGGCCGGCGTGGCGACCTGAAGTCCGGCCTGCACCGCCTCACCGACCGCAGCCTCGGCAAACTCCGCGCCGGCGCCGCCGAACAGGGCATCGACCCCGAGGAGTACGCCGCCACCCTGCGCTGCCTCCTCCTCCCCGCCGACCCCGACTGCCGCACCCGCGTCTTCTTCGGCGTCGGAGACGGCGGACTGTTCCGGCTGCGCGACGGCGATTGGCAGGACATCGAGCCGCGTGTCCTCGACGTCACCGGCGAACCGGTCGTCGGCTTCGGCTCACTGCCCGCCGAGACCCCCGAGGGCGACCGCCTCACCATGGACCTGGGCATCCCGACACCCCCGAGCCCCTACGAGCCGGCCCTGGAACCGCCCCGCGAGCCCTTCCGTTTCCGCGCCTCGATCGCCCGCCCGGGTGACACGCTGCTGATGTGCACCGGGGGCCTGGCCGAGCCGTTGCGCGGCGAGCCGGAGCTGGGCCGGTACCTCACCGGCCGATGGTCCGATCCCACCCCGCCCGGCCTCGCCGCGTTCCTGGCCGACGCCCAGGTCCGGGTCAAGGGCTACGCGGACGACCGCACGGCTGCCGCTGTCTGGGAGGCGTGA